From Bacteroidota bacterium, one genomic window encodes:
- a CDS encoding T9SS type A sorting domain-containing protein: protein MNEKLKTKINSIQTLNKKHKMKFFLLTLICIISINMADAQWTTSNLSTSKFYLSATAVGTEVFFAGGFLNNVTPASVVNIYDNSTGLWTTANLSVARGSLSAATIGSKAFFAGGSSSSSTPSSVVDIYDNNTGLWTTANLSQARSSLSATAAGTKVFFAGGYDGNPSSVVDVYDNSTGLWTTANLSQARSALSATAVGTKVFFAGGMTGGSSYSSVVDIYDNNTGLWTTANLSQARSSLSATAVGTKVFFAGGFATVPQTVFSVVDIYDNSTGLWSTANLSAARGFLSAATVGSKVFFAGGFTNGGTGYSSVVDIYDNSTGLWTTDSLSVARGYLSATSVGTKVFFAGGRNPGFSSVVDIYDNTISGINVINNNEGIEIYPNPATNQFIIDNEPDLIGMKIESVVIYDVSGRKVYSENLGTSNSNPEITIDVSKFSAGVYQVKVQAADFIATKKLIVEK from the coding sequence TTGAACGAAAAACTAAAAACAAAAATAAATTCAATTCAAACTTTAAATAAAAAACACAAAATGAAATTTTTTCTACTCACACTTATCTGTATCATTAGTATAAACATGGCTGATGCACAATGGACGACATCCAATCTATCAACATCAAAATTTTATCTAAGTGCTACCGCAGTTGGCACCGAAGTTTTTTTTGCGGGAGGGTTTCTTAACAATGTTACTCCTGCTTCTGTAGTTAATATTTATGACAACAGCACCGGCCTCTGGACAACCGCTAATCTTTCTGTAGCAAGAGGGTCTTTAAGTGCTGCCACAATTGGCAGCAAAGCTTTTTTTGCGGGAGGTTCGAGTAGTAGTTCTACTCCTTCTTCTGTGGTTGATATTTATGACAACAACACCGGTCTCTGGACGACTGCGAATCTATCTCAAGCAAGATCATCTTTAAGTGCTACCGCTGCTGGCACCAAGGTTTTTTTTGCAGGAGGGTATGATGGTAATCCTTCTTCTGTAGTAGATGTTTATGATAACAGCACCGGTCTCTGGACAACTGCTAATCTATCTCAGGCAAGATCAGCTTTAAGTGCTACCGCTGTTGGAACCAAGGTATTTTTTGCCGGAGGTATGACTGGTGGTTCTAGTTATTCTTCTGTGGTTGATATTTATGACAACAACACCGGTCTTTGGACAACTGCGAATCTCTCTCAAGCAAGATCATCTTTAAGCGCTACCGCTGTAGGCACCAAGGTTTTTTTTGCCGGAGGATTTGCGACAGTTCCTCAAACAGTTTTTTCTGTAGTTGATATTTATGACAACAGCACCGGCCTCTGGTCAACTGCGAATCTTTCTGCAGCAAGAGGGTTTTTAAGTGCTGCCACAGTTGGCAGCAAAGTTTTTTTTGCGGGAGGGTTTACTAATGGTGGTACTGGTTATTCTTCTGTAGTTGATATTTATGACAACAGCACCGGTCTCTGGACAACCGATAGTCTTTCTGTAGCAAGAGGTTATTTAAGTGCTACCTCTGTAGGCACCAAAGTATTTTTTGCGGGAGGGCGTAATCCGGGTTTTTCTTCTGTAGTTGATATTTATGATAATACTATTTCAGGTATTAATGTTATTAATAATAATGAAGGTATAGAAATTTATCCTAATCCTGCCACCAATCAATTCATAATTGATAATGAACCCGATTTAATCGGGATGAAAATTGAAAGTGTAGTGATTTATGATGTAAGTGGTAGAAAAGTTTACAGTGAAAATCTCGGTACATCAAACTCTAATCCCGAAATTACTATTGATGTTTCAAAATTTTCAGCGGGAGTTTATCAAGTTAAAGTTCAGGCAGCTGATTTTATTGCAACGAAAAAACTTATTGTGGAAAAATAA